From the Swingsia samuiensis genome, the window CTCATTGCTGAGAATGGACAAAAAGTCCCCGCTATTGTGCGGCGCGTTACAGACGATCCTACATATGATTACGAGGTGATCGCCGGCACACGACGCCATTGGTCAATTTCCTGGCTCAGACAACATTCCTACCCTGACATGCAGTTTGTAGCCCAAGTTATGACGTTAGATGACGAAGCTGCATTCCGTTTGGCAGATATTGAAAACCGGGCCAGACAAGATATTTCTGATATCGAACGTGCGCGAAACTATGCTCAAGCAGTTAAACAATATTATGAAGGTAAACAGAAACGCATGGCTGAGCGTCTACGTGTCTCTGAAGGATGGCTTTCAAAAATGCTTCAAGTGGCTCGAATACCAGACAATATCCTTCAGGCTTTTTCTTCTTTAGAGACGATTCAACTCAAACCTGCATATGCCTTAGCACGAGAATTGGATGATACACATGCTCTTAAACGTGTTACAGCTAAGGCCCGCGTGATTGCTCGTGAACAACAAGAACTATATGCCCGTGGCGAACTTCCTATCCCATCATCAGATGTTTTACGCCGTTTGATGGACGCCGCAACAAGCCCTAGTCAA encodes:
- a CDS encoding ParB/RepB/Spo0J family partition protein; the encoded protein is MARKPNPYLASLLHDDDEPSEIQSRSERVRPSALLRRETALARVQSGEVKQVTQLHLDPKRVRIWPGNARIYAQLTEERCSDLIDSLIAENGQKVPAIVRRVTDDPTYDYEVIAGTRRHWSISWLRQHSYPDMQFVAQVMTLDDEAAFRLADIENRARQDISDIERARNYAQAVKQYYEGKQKRMAERLRVSEGWLSKMLQVARIPDNILQAFSSLETIQLKPAYALARELDDTHALKRVTAKARVIAREQQELYARGELPIPSSDVLRRLMDAATSPSQKTLVAPIVIQSRLGRPALSVQSTNRQGVTIRLHAGSGATNEELLQALNKALSELDATGRGIHR